From Acidianus brierleyi:
AATTAAGTTTTAAATTATTTATTAATTATCCTTTATAATGGTATTTTATACTTGGAAAGACGACATAAAGGCAGGAGTTCCTCTAGGAGGAATAGGAACAGGGAAAATAGAAATTAATAATAAAGGGAAACTCGTAAATCTCACTATCTTTGGAAATATGGGAAGTCCAATTGAAGAAACTAGAGGCTTCCACATATTTATTTTACCGAAGGATGCAAAACCTTTCTTCCTAGAAAAGAATTTAACAATTTATGGAATGGAAAAGTATGAAAGTGAATTAACCTATGAGGGAAGATATCCTTTTATGTATTTAAAAGGAAAAAAAGATAAGGTAACTGCTGAACTACAAGGATTCTCTCCAATTATACCTAAAAATCTTAGAGATTCTAATCTTCCTGCAGCAGGATTTAAAATTAAGATTAATGGAAGCAAAGAAGGCATAGTAGCAATATCTTTTCCTAATATTGTAGGAAGTAATCAAATAGGGAGAATAAATGAAAAGGTAAAAGGAGGAATAACTTTTAAGAATAATCATTTGCTTGATTTCGATCCGAAAAAGGGGGAAATATCCCTCTTATCTGATATAAAAGGTACCAAAGTTATACCTCAATATAATATAAATGTTAAACCAGAAATTGCATTAAGTAGTTTTGTCTGGAAAAATAGATATGAAACGAATGAGCCTTGGAATTATATAATAAATGGAAAAGATTTTCAAGAGGAGGAGCATGAAGTCACTGGTTTCTGGGACGATCCTGCTGGAATATTAATACTGCCATATGAGGAAAACGAGGTGAAATTTGTAATAAGCTGGTATGCTACCGGTAAATGGATACAATATCCATATGGATACAATTACCATAAAAATTTCTCTAATTCCCTTGAAGTGGGAGAGTATTTTTTAAAAGAATTTGATAGGTTAATGAAAGAAACGTTTTCTATAGAAAAAAGTATTCCAGACTGGCTCAAGGACGCAATTATCAATAGTTCATATATTCTTAGCAGTAGTACTATACTTGATGATAAGGGTAGATTCGGCATTTATGAGGCACCAGAAGTTTGTCCTTGCGTGAGTACAATAGCAGCGTTATGTTATGAAGGTGGATCATTACCAGTTGTTATGTTTTTCCCAGAAATAGAGAAAGAATATCTAAATTATCTTGGAAGTAAAATGAGAAATGATGGATATGTACCTCATGATTTAGGGCTCTATTCTCTAGATCTTCCAATTGATGGAACAACTTCACCACCTAAATGGAAGGATACTAATCCAACGTTTATTCTTCTTATATATAGATATTATAAATTTACTGGAGATATTAATTTTCTTAAAGAAATGTACTCAAAACTTTTGAAAGCTTTCAATTGGGAGTTAGAACAAGATAAGGATGGTGATGGAGTTCCTGAAACTGAAGGTGCTGGTGATACCGGGTTTGATACTACTCCGATAAAAGGAATTGATAGTTATACTACTTCGCTTTATATAGCTTCAATATTGGCAATGAAGGAAATCGCCTCAATTTTAAACGATAAAGATACTCAAGAAAAAATGAAAGATCTCCTCGAGAAATCCAGGAAAGTTTACTCCTCATTATTTAATGGAAAATATTTTATAGCATGGAGGAATGAGAAGGAAGAAAAAGATTTCCTTTTCATGGGTCAGTTATTCGGAGAATGGTGGGCAGAAATCTTAGGTCTAGAGAAAATAATAGAAGAAGAAAAGATTTCTTCAGCTTTGAAATATCTTTTAAATATAAACGGTCAAGCATCTGAGTACTGTACTCCTAATATGGTGAAGGAAAATGGTGAGATCGTAAACATGGGACCTCAAAGTTACTCTTCGTGGCCTAGATTAGTTTTTGCTATAGGTTGGTTAGGATATAAAAGAGATAAAAAATGGCTAGACGTGGTTAAAAAGGAATGGGATAATCTGGTAAAAAACGGCTTAGTATGGAATCAACCATCTAGGATAAATAGTAAAAATGGAAAACCGGAACCAGATAGATATTTGGATCATTATATAGGAAACGCATCTATCTGGTCTTTTCTTTTTTAAACCTTATGAACATGTACTTTATATGCTTCCTCATATTTCTTTATAATATCCTCAAGATCTTGAATTATCTTGTTATAAATCTCGACTTTGTCAGTATAGTATACATATTTCGGTTTTCTTACTTTTCCTTCACATTGTTTTTCTCTTTTCACTAGATTTTTCGATAAAAGGGCATTTATAGGTTTGTTTATTGAAGTTCTAGCTAAGTTTAATCTTAGTGCTATATCTTCTTCAGACAATTTTTCTCCTGAAGTAAGAAGAAGATGAAGAATATTTGTTTCACTCTCACAAAGACCATAAATAAAACCAATTAACTTATGTATTTCAACTTGTCTCCCATCTGGGAACTCTACTTTACTCATGATTTATTTTCTAACAAACGAAAATAAAAATTCACATTATAATTTGAATTGTTACCTTTCTTTCACGGAGTTGAATTTCTGTAAAATAGTTTAATTAGGATTTTTACTAAAAACATTAAAATATCTTATTTAACATTCTCGATTATATATAATACTTTAAAACTTTTATTTACAATAAAAAATATAAGAATTAAAGAGTTAAGATTTAGTTTCTATTTTTTTAACGAACTTACATTTTTCTAGAAGAGATATTTTATTTAATGTAGACGGTATTATTAAATCATCAACTCCTATGATTGAATCTATGTAGTTTAATGTATTCTGATCTATATCTAATGTAAGTTTCTTTATATTTCTGAAAGAAAGTGTCTTTCCACTTTGCATTATTTCTTCCTTAGTCACCGTGAGTTCCTCTAAATCGGAAATTATAGTAACATTTTTCTTAGCGTCCTCATATCCCATCATAAAAGACTTTCCCGTATCTTTTGCACCCTGTATTATTTGATCTATTGTCCTACTTGCTTTATTAGTTATACCTAAAAACGATGTCAATGCTTGATTTATTACTTCCCCTACAGTCCTACCAGTTTCTCTTGCAGTTAAAACTGCCTTTTCGTAGAGATCTTTATCTACTCCTCTAACTGTTACTGTTTTCTTCTTTTCATCATCATTTTGGTTATTATTTTCGTTAGACATATATAACTTGTCAGCATTGTCAAATATAAGTTTTACTGTTATACATGTAAAACATCATTTCTTTATAACTTCCAAAAATTTTTGAACTGCAGATTTAGGACTGTGATTATTCATTACTATTTCTTTATTTTCTTCAAAATTAATATTAGTCTTATCCTCTAATATATTTATTATAGCAGTTGCAAAATCTTCTTCAGTTTCAGCATTTACGTAATTAATTTTTTCAATTCCTTCTACAGCTTTTTTAGTAGCTATAATAGGTTTTCCAGAACCCATATATTCAAGAACTTTTAATTTTACACCTCCTCCTCTCTTAAGAGGAGCCACACAAATATCTGCACCCAAAATATATGGGATTGTGGATCTAACGTAGCCTGTAGCGTAAATAGGAGGACTAACTTGAGGAGGAGATGGGCCAACCAGGTAAAAATTAACGTTCCTGCCCATTTCTTGAACTCTTTTGGACACTCTTATTAAAAATTCTGCAGCTTCCCTATTAGGTGGATAACCCATTCCTCCGACAAAAACTACCGCTGGCTTTTTTAGATCTTGAGGTTTTTCATTAAAGGCGTCTGTATCTATAATATTTGGAAAAATTATTGCTTTCTTTTTAAGAAGCTTAGCGTCATTTTCTGAAGGTACTAATATTGTATTACAATAATCTGAGAAACTTTCTAAAAATCTAATTATATTTCTTCCAAACATTCCTAATCCAACATCTTGCTTCGATTCTATTGAATGTAGATGAAGAATGCAATCTGCTTTAGATAACTTACTCGAAATTAATGTAGGTAAAATTGCCCATGCTGTTTCAGAAACTAATACATCATATTTTCCTTTTATAATTCTATCTATAAAAAAGGGAGACATCTCCCTTAACCACAATAACGATTTTCCTTTTTCTTCCACGTTTCTTTTAGAATATGCAATTATTTCTGCATCTTCGTACTTTTTAAGTTCTCTCAATAACAAATAAACTTGCTCGTGAATTCCTCCTCTTTGAGGATAAATTGTTTCCATCATAACAAATCCTATTTTCACAAACTAAACTACAATCAAAGCCCTAAAAACATTTTGAAAAAGATATCTAAGATGT
This genomic window contains:
- a CDS encoding GH116 family glycosyl hydrolase, with product MVFYTWKDDIKAGVPLGGIGTGKIEINNKGKLVNLTIFGNMGSPIEETRGFHIFILPKDAKPFFLEKNLTIYGMEKYESELTYEGRYPFMYLKGKKDKVTAELQGFSPIIPKNLRDSNLPAAGFKIKINGSKEGIVAISFPNIVGSNQIGRINEKVKGGITFKNNHLLDFDPKKGEISLLSDIKGTKVIPQYNINVKPEIALSSFVWKNRYETNEPWNYIINGKDFQEEEHEVTGFWDDPAGILILPYEENEVKFVISWYATGKWIQYPYGYNYHKNFSNSLEVGEYFLKEFDRLMKETFSIEKSIPDWLKDAIINSSYILSSSTILDDKGRFGIYEAPEVCPCVSTIAALCYEGGSLPVVMFFPEIEKEYLNYLGSKMRNDGYVPHDLGLYSLDLPIDGTTSPPKWKDTNPTFILLIYRYYKFTGDINFLKEMYSKLLKAFNWELEQDKDGDGVPETEGAGDTGFDTTPIKGIDSYTTSLYIASILAMKEIASILNDKDTQEKMKDLLEKSRKVYSSLFNGKYFIAWRNEKEEKDFLFMGQLFGEWWAEILGLEKIIEEEKISSALKYLLNINGQASEYCTPNMVKENGEIVNMGPQSYSSWPRLVFAIGWLGYKRDKKWLDVVKKEWDNLVKNGLVWNQPSRINSKNGKPEPDRYLDHYIGNASIWSFLF
- a CDS encoding helix-turn-helix domain-containing protein encodes the protein MSKVEFPDGRQVEIHKLIGFIYGLCESETNILHLLLTSGEKLSEEDIALRLNLARTSINKPINALLSKNLVKREKQCEGKVRKPKYVYYTDKVEIYNKIIQDLEDIIKKYEEAYKVHVHKV
- a CDS encoding glycosyltransferase family 4 protein — protein: MMETIYPQRGGIHEQVYLLLRELKKYEDAEIIAYSKRNVEEKGKSLLWLREMSPFFIDRIIKGKYDVLVSETAWAILPTLISSKLSKADCILHLHSIESKQDVGLGMFGRNIIRFLESFSDYCNTILVPSENDAKLLKKKAIIFPNIIDTDAFNEKPQDLKKPAVVFVGGMGYPPNREAAEFLIRVSKRVQEMGRNVNFYLVGPSPPQVSPPIYATGYVRSTIPYILGADICVAPLKRGGGVKLKVLEYMGSGKPIIATKKAVEGIEKINYVNAETEEDFATAIINILEDKTNINFEENKEIVMNNHSPKSAVQKFLEVIKK